From a single Sinomonas atrocyanea genomic region:
- a CDS encoding DUF4307 domain-containing protein, with product MTDSPALAARYGAPRRGFTKQRARLVIIVALVVGIAAAAWLTYTSSVRAGVSSNDIGFSTPDPWHAEIDFQVSKDASATAVCAVHALSDTYAVVGFKEVVIGPDAGRSGTTTSLQRVPLRTETAAVSGVVDSCWLKGA from the coding sequence GTGACCGACTCCCCCGCTCTCGCTGCCCGCTACGGCGCCCCCCGGCGCGGATTCACGAAGCAGAGGGCACGCCTCGTCATCATCGTGGCCCTCGTGGTGGGCATCGCGGCGGCCGCCTGGCTGACCTACACCTCGAGCGTGCGCGCCGGGGTGAGCTCGAACGACATCGGCTTCTCGACCCCGGACCCGTGGCACGCGGAGATCGACTTCCAGGTGAGCAAGGACGCCTCCGCCACCGCGGTCTGCGCCGTCCACGCGCTGTCCGACACCTACGCCGTGGTGGGCTTCAAGGAGGTCGTCATCGGCCCGGACGCCGGCCGGTCCGGGACCACCACGAGCCTGCAGCGCGTCCCGCTGCGGACCGAGACCGCGGCGGTGTCCGGCGTCGTGGACTCCTGCTGGCTCAAGGGGGCCTAG
- the mca gene encoding mycothiol conjugate amidase Mca, whose amino-acid sequence MSETHAALRLLAVHAHPDDESSKGAPMMAKYLAEGHEVMVVSCTDGSRGDIQNPHILDAPHPRRDMAGARRLEMAAAREILGVDHRWLGFIDSGLPEGDPLPPLPWGSFATLPIDQASAPLVRLIREFRPHVVVAYDENGGYPHPDHIMAHRVAVEAFRAAGKDGAYPDAGEPWAPSKLYYDVSFNPDKVRRIHDALVSAGLTSPYADWIARASENDAEGHRPWTSRHRVTTHVQCAEYFEVRDRALLAHATQIDPDGWFFAVPLELRQREWPWEDYALIESAVGFPEEGTTEGDLFAGLR is encoded by the coding sequence GTGTCAGAGACCCATGCCGCCCTGCGCCTCCTCGCCGTGCACGCCCACCCCGACGACGAATCGAGCAAGGGCGCCCCGATGATGGCGAAGTACCTCGCCGAGGGGCACGAGGTCATGGTCGTCTCGTGCACGGACGGATCCCGGGGGGACATCCAGAACCCGCACATCCTCGATGCCCCGCACCCTCGGCGCGACATGGCCGGCGCCCGGCGCCTGGAGATGGCCGCCGCGCGCGAGATCCTCGGCGTGGACCACCGCTGGCTCGGCTTCATCGACTCGGGCCTGCCCGAGGGCGACCCGCTGCCGCCGCTTCCCTGGGGCTCCTTCGCGACGCTGCCCATCGACCAGGCCTCCGCGCCGCTCGTGCGGCTCATCCGCGAATTCCGCCCCCACGTGGTCGTCGCCTACGACGAGAACGGCGGCTACCCCCACCCGGACCACATCATGGCCCACCGTGTGGCCGTCGAGGCCTTCCGCGCGGCGGGGAAGGACGGCGCCTACCCGGACGCCGGCGAACCCTGGGCACCCTCGAAGCTCTACTACGACGTCTCCTTCAACCCGGACAAGGTCCGTCGCATCCACGACGCGCTCGTCTCCGCCGGGCTCACGTCGCCCTACGCAGACTGGATCGCCCGTGCCTCCGAGAACGACGCCGAGGGCCACCGCCCCTGGACCTCGCGGCACCGCGTGACCACCCACGTCCAGTGCGCCGAGTACTTCGAGGTCCGGGACCGTGCGCTCCTCGCCCACGCCACCCAGATCGACCCCGACGGCTGGTTCTTCGCGGTCCCGCTCGAGCTGCGCCAGCGCGAGTGGCCCTGGGAGGACTACGCCCTCATCGAGTCCGCCGTCGGCTTCCCCGAGGAGGGGACGACCGAGGGGGACCTCTTCGCCGGGCTACGATAG
- a CDS encoding MFS transporter produces the protein MDQTTIRRLSDEATQLLMNRAGTESSRRGGWMMIATILIEAWDLYALSFVLVFIKTEYHPTAFELGWLTAGVQGGALIGAVLGGVVADRLGRKRVFILTMVLFIVLAIAQGFSQNVWDLIILRILIGIPLGSDISNGYAYIMESMSKGARDRMGSRWQGMFGLGEVLSIVVITIMYVTGIDHAILWRVALAIGAIPAFILLLARLDLPETPLSLIHQGRFANAKEVSLRLFDEPLDMLPNEDAKLERPKVGDFLQVIWADRTKRRATIFAWISNACQGAEFTAFGFYLPVILVTAGVGVASNANMTGTNIVTAAIYVLATISGFLAPVMIQRTGHRGVAMWGFGLAFIGLAVGAFALGAKVEWLIVLGAAVLMWGHYWDASNGMTIASMVAPARFKATASGFGYVFVKAASFFGAFVFPFMTSAWGPVGATLAVSVLSLIGFLAAKFILPEVYNYVESEEVRAAVTD, from the coding sequence ATGGACCAGACAACCATCCGCAGGCTGTCCGATGAGGCGACCCAGCTGCTGATGAACCGGGCAGGGACGGAGTCCAGCCGTCGCGGCGGCTGGATGATGATCGCGACGATCCTCATCGAGGCGTGGGACCTGTATGCCCTCTCCTTCGTGCTCGTCTTCATCAAGACCGAGTACCACCCCACCGCGTTCGAACTCGGCTGGCTGACGGCCGGCGTGCAGGGCGGGGCGCTGATCGGCGCGGTCCTCGGCGGTGTGGTGGCCGACCGTCTGGGGCGCAAGCGAGTCTTCATCCTCACGATGGTGCTGTTCATCGTGCTCGCGATCGCGCAGGGGTTCTCCCAGAACGTCTGGGACCTGATCATCCTGCGCATCCTCATCGGCATCCCGCTCGGGTCCGACATCTCCAACGGCTACGCCTACATCATGGAGTCCATGTCCAAGGGCGCGCGGGACCGCATGGGCAGCCGCTGGCAGGGCATGTTCGGCCTCGGCGAGGTGCTCTCGATCGTGGTCATCACCATCATGTACGTCACCGGGATCGACCACGCCATCCTGTGGCGCGTGGCCCTCGCGATCGGCGCGATCCCCGCCTTCATCCTGCTGCTGGCACGGCTCGACCTGCCCGAGACCCCGCTCTCGCTCATCCACCAGGGCAGGTTCGCCAACGCCAAGGAAGTCTCGCTGCGCCTCTTCGACGAGCCGCTCGACATGCTCCCGAACGAGGACGCGAAGCTCGAGCGGCCCAAGGTCGGCGACTTCCTGCAGGTCATCTGGGCCGACCGCACCAAGCGGCGCGCCACGATCTTCGCCTGGATCTCCAACGCGTGCCAGGGCGCCGAGTTCACCGCCTTCGGCTTCTACCTCCCCGTCATCCTCGTGACCGCCGGCGTCGGCGTCGCCTCGAACGCCAACATGACGGGAACGAACATCGTCACCGCGGCGATCTACGTCCTGGCCACGATCTCGGGCTTCCTCGCGCCGGTGATGATCCAGCGCACCGGCCACCGCGGGGTGGCCATGTGGGGCTTCGGCCTGGCGTTCATCGGCCTGGCGGTGGGCGCCTTCGCGCTGGGCGCCAAGGTCGAATGGCTGATCGTCCTGGGCGCGGCGGTCCTCATGTGGGGGCACTACTGGGACGCCTCCAACGGCATGACCATCGCCTCGATGGTGGCGCCCGCGCGGTTCAAGGCGACCGCCTCGGGGTTCGGCTACGTCTTCGTGAAGGCCGCCTCGTTCTTCGGCGCCTTCGTGTTCCCGTTCATGACCTCCGCCTGGGGCCCGGTGGGGGCGACCCTGGCCGTCTCGGTCCTGTCCCTCATCGGGTTCCTGGCCGCGAAGTTCATCCTCCCGGAGGTCTACAACTACGTCGAGTCCGAGGAGGTCCGCGCGGCGGTCACCGACTGA
- a CDS encoding bifunctional polysaccharide deacetylase/glycosyltransferase family 2 protein, whose product MTGTHTPVRGSRKPPRVRAAASRKPGRVRTHWIVLAALLVGLALALAVQGYTQHLAGIGDDSVPAATGSDGVPASVLHGGPVVDARSSAVRTARPAEHTLALTFDDGPDPTWTPRILDVLKAHHVHATFFVVGTAAIDHPDLIRRMIAEGHEVGIHTLTHADLGQIPEWRRQLEVQGAQRAVAGITGKTATLLRPPYSSENDAVTTQAWSAMLSSASDGYLTVLSTLDSEDWSRPGVPQIVKNAVPTGSQGQVLLMHDGGGDRSQTVAALDQVLDRAAAQGDRVTSVGDALGLATMRTAPPSEQLIGEAFVGGIQASGTVVAVISWLLAASGVVTLVRAVLVVAVASRHHRLARRGRRRRDVPLLPEVTEPVTVIVPAYNESAGIEAAVRSIAASEHPVEIIVVDDGSTDGTADIVEALALPGVIVVRQENGGKPSALNTGLRAASHEIVVMVDGDTVFEPGTVHDLVQPLADPRVGAVSGNTKVANRGGVLGAWQHIEYVVGFNLDRRLFDLAECMPTVPGAIGAFRRDVLLRLGGVSSDTLAEDTDLTMALCRDGWRVVYKDSARAWTEAPATLGALWKQRYRWCYGTLQAMWKHRGAVLQGGAAGKLGRRGLGYLLVLQVLLPLFAPIVDVFALYGLVFLDPVRIAVLWLAFMGAQLAMAAYAFRLDREKLAPLWTLPLQQVVYRQLMYLVVIQSVFTALAGLHLKWHRMERYGSLNVPAPTQGPVSR is encoded by the coding sequence GTGACCGGCACCCACACCCCGGTGAGGGGAAGCCGGAAGCCCCCGCGCGTCCGCGCCGCGGCGAGCCGGAAGCCGGGCCGGGTCCGCACGCACTGGATCGTGCTCGCCGCGCTCCTGGTCGGACTCGCGCTGGCCCTGGCCGTCCAGGGGTACACCCAGCATCTGGCCGGGATCGGGGACGACTCCGTGCCCGCCGCGACGGGCTCCGACGGCGTGCCCGCCTCGGTGCTCCATGGGGGCCCGGTCGTCGACGCGAGGTCATCCGCCGTCCGCACCGCCCGGCCCGCCGAGCACACGCTGGCCCTCACCTTCGACGACGGTCCCGACCCGACCTGGACGCCCCGCATCCTGGACGTCCTGAAGGCCCACCACGTCCACGCGACCTTCTTCGTGGTCGGCACGGCGGCGATCGACCACCCCGACCTCATCCGCCGCATGATCGCCGAGGGGCACGAGGTCGGAATCCACACGCTCACCCACGCGGACCTCGGCCAGATCCCCGAGTGGCGGCGCCAGCTCGAGGTGCAGGGCGCCCAGCGCGCCGTCGCCGGGATCACGGGCAAGACCGCCACGCTCCTGCGTCCTCCGTACAGCTCGGAGAACGACGCCGTCACGACCCAGGCATGGTCCGCCATGCTCTCGAGCGCGTCGGACGGCTACCTCACGGTGCTGAGCACCCTCGACAGCGAGGACTGGTCACGGCCCGGCGTGCCGCAGATCGTCAAGAACGCCGTGCCGACGGGCAGCCAGGGCCAGGTCCTCCTCATGCACGACGGCGGCGGCGACCGCAGCCAGACGGTGGCCGCTCTTGACCAGGTCCTCGACCGGGCTGCCGCGCAGGGCGACCGCGTCACCAGCGTGGGCGACGCCCTCGGCCTGGCGACCATGCGGACCGCGCCGCCCTCCGAGCAGCTCATCGGCGAGGCGTTCGTGGGCGGGATCCAGGCCAGCGGGACGGTCGTGGCCGTGATCTCGTGGCTGCTCGCCGCAAGCGGCGTCGTCACGCTGGTGCGGGCCGTCCTGGTCGTGGCGGTGGCGTCCCGCCACCACCGCCTCGCGCGGCGCGGGCGACGCCGACGGGACGTCCCGCTGCTGCCCGAGGTCACAGAGCCGGTCACGGTGATCGTCCCCGCCTACAACGAATCGGCGGGGATCGAGGCGGCCGTCAGGTCCATCGCCGCGTCCGAGCACCCCGTGGAGATCATCGTCGTGGACGACGGCTCCACCGACGGCACCGCCGACATCGTCGAAGCCCTCGCGCTCCCCGGAGTGATCGTGGTGCGCCAGGAGAACGGCGGCAAGCCCTCGGCGCTCAACACGGGCCTGCGCGCCGCCTCGCACGAGATCGTCGTCATGGTCGACGGCGACACCGTCTTCGAACCGGGCACGGTCCATGACCTCGTGCAGCCGCTGGCCGACCCCCGGGTCGGCGCGGTCTCGGGCAACACGAAGGTCGCCAACCGGGGCGGGGTCCTCGGCGCGTGGCAGCACATCGAGTACGTCGTGGGCTTCAACCTCGACCGGAGGCTGTTCGACCTCGCCGAGTGCATGCCGACCGTGCCGGGCGCGATCGGCGCGTTCCGGCGCGACGTGCTCCTGCGTCTCGGCGGCGTCAGCAGCGACACGCTCGCGGAGGACACCGACCTGACCATGGCGCTGTGCCGCGATGGCTGGCGGGTCGTGTACAAGGACAGCGCGCGGGCCTGGACCGAGGCGCCGGCAACCCTCGGCGCGCTCTGGAAGCAGCGGTACCGCTGGTGCTACGGGACCCTGCAGGCGATGTGGAAGCATCGCGGCGCGGTGCTGCAGGGCGGGGCCGCAGGCAAGCTGGGGCGCCGCGGGCTCGGCTACCTCCTGGTGCTGCAGGTCCTCCTGCCGCTCTTCGCGCCGATCGTGGACGTGTTCGCGCTGTACGGGCTGGTGTTCCTCGACCCCGTGCGGATCGCGGTGCTGTGGCTGGCCTTCATGGGCGCCCAGCTCGCGATGGCGGCCTACGCGTTCCGCCTGGACCGCGAGAAGCTGGCCCCCCTGTGGACGCTGCCGCTGCAGCAGGTGGTGTACCGCCAGCTCATGTACCTCGTGGTCATCCAGTCGGTGTTCACGGCGCTCGCCGGCCTGCACCTGAAGTGGCACCGCATGGAGCGCTACGGCAGCCTGAACGTGCCGGCTCCGACGCAGGGGCCCGTCAGTCGGTGA
- a CDS encoding thioredoxin domain-containing protein: protein MSNRLAGQASAYLRQHAENPVHWQPFGDDAFAEAARRNVPVFLSIGYAACHWCHVMAHESFEDPAAAEQLNAGFVCVKVDREERPDVDSVYMAACQAMTGQGGWPLSVFTLPDGRAFYAGTYFPPAPRPGQPSFRQVLTAVAEAWRDRREAVERQAGALADALGGLFSDQLLGIGADSGHDGAALTSAVGDAVAALARTEDRSHGGFGAAPKFPPSPVLEFLVRHAAGTAPTAEDARGLAGRSLAAMCRSALFDVLGGGFARYSVTADWSLPHYEKMLYDNAQLLRVLAHWVRLGGSDEFPADEAREAASLTADWMVRELGLPDGGFASSLDADSERNGHRVEGGYYVWTRRELTDAVEDPDDGGRLASLFGLPLGEHASAAAPLHVGRALTAEEHARLARHRDALHAARTLRTPPDRDEKVVAGWNGLAVAALADAAWALGRPGLIGPARAAATLLQGTHWDGARLLRVSHGGTAGGIEGLLADYAGCAEGALALYAATGEEQWYAWAEDLLAVAEDRFIADGLLSDAAATGPAAQSAAGVRAALAGARSLDPHDAEAPSGASLLAGAMLSHAAYSGSAGHRAVAESIVGGLPRLMAQGPRSAGWLLAVAEALLAGPAEVAIVGGAGEERGRLQAEALASPAPGTVVAVGEPGVPSRVPLLADRPAAPDGGPLAYVCLDFACRLPVGTPCGLHQELAAPR, encoded by the coding sequence ATGAGCAACCGCCTCGCCGGGCAGGCTTCGGCCTACCTGCGCCAGCACGCCGAGAACCCCGTCCACTGGCAGCCGTTCGGAGACGACGCCTTCGCGGAGGCCGCCCGCCGGAACGTCCCGGTCTTCCTCTCGATCGGCTACGCCGCCTGCCACTGGTGCCACGTGATGGCCCACGAGTCCTTCGAGGACCCGGCCGCGGCCGAGCAGCTCAACGCCGGCTTCGTGTGCGTCAAGGTGGACCGCGAGGAGCGCCCCGACGTCGACTCCGTGTACATGGCCGCGTGCCAGGCGATGACCGGCCAGGGCGGGTGGCCCCTGAGCGTCTTCACCCTCCCCGACGGGCGCGCCTTCTACGCCGGGACCTACTTCCCGCCGGCCCCCCGCCCCGGCCAGCCGAGCTTCCGGCAAGTCCTCACCGCGGTCGCGGAGGCCTGGCGGGACCGGCGGGAGGCCGTGGAGCGCCAGGCAGGCGCCCTCGCGGACGCCCTGGGCGGCCTGTTCTCCGACCAGCTGCTCGGCATCGGCGCGGACAGCGGGCACGACGGCGCGGCGCTGACTTCCGCGGTGGGGGACGCCGTAGCCGCGCTGGCCCGGACGGAGGACCGCTCCCACGGCGGTTTCGGCGCCGCCCCCAAGTTCCCGCCCTCGCCCGTGCTCGAGTTCCTCGTCCGGCACGCCGCAGGCACCGCCCCCACCGCCGAGGACGCCCGGGGACTCGCGGGCCGCTCGCTCGCAGCGATGTGCCGCTCGGCGCTCTTCGACGTGCTCGGGGGCGGGTTCGCGCGCTACTCCGTGACCGCGGACTGGTCGCTGCCGCACTACGAGAAGATGCTCTACGACAACGCCCAGCTCCTGCGGGTCCTGGCGCACTGGGTGCGGCTGGGCGGCTCGGACGAGTTCCCCGCGGACGAGGCGCGGGAGGCCGCCTCGCTCACCGCCGACTGGATGGTGCGCGAGCTCGGTCTGCCCGACGGCGGCTTCGCGTCCTCCCTCGACGCCGACTCCGAGCGGAACGGCCACCGCGTCGAGGGCGGCTACTACGTCTGGACGCGTCGGGAGCTCACCGACGCGGTGGAGGACCCGGACGACGGCGGCCGGCTGGCTTCCCTCTTCGGCCTGCCCCTCGGCGAGCACGCCTCCGCGGCCGCGCCGCTGCACGTGGGCCGGGCCCTCACCGCGGAGGAGCACGCCCGCCTCGCACGCCACCGGGACGCCCTGCACGCGGCCCGCACGCTCCGCACGCCGCCCGACCGGGACGAGAAGGTGGTCGCAGGCTGGAACGGCCTCGCGGTCGCGGCGCTCGCGGACGCGGCGTGGGCGCTGGGCCGCCCTGGGCTGATCGGGCCGGCGCGCGCGGCGGCCACGCTCCTCCAGGGCACGCACTGGGACGGCGCGCGGCTCCTGCGCGTCTCGCACGGGGGGACGGCGGGAGGGATCGAGGGGCTTCTCGCCGACTATGCGGGCTGCGCCGAGGGCGCCCTCGCGCTGTACGCGGCGACCGGGGAGGAGCAGTGGTACGCGTGGGCCGAGGACCTCCTCGCCGTGGCCGAGGACCGCTTCATCGCCGACGGCCTCCTCTCCGACGCCGCCGCCACCGGCCCTGCTGCGCAGAGCGCGGCCGGCGTCCGGGCGGCGCTCGCGGGGGCCCGGAGCCTCGATCCCCACGATGCCGAGGCGCCCAGCGGCGCCTCGCTTCTGGCCGGGGCCATGCTCTCCCACGCCGCCTACAGCGGCTCGGCCGGGCACCGTGCTGTCGCGGAGTCGATCGTGGGCGGCCTGCCGCGTCTGATGGCGCAGGGGCCGCGCTCGGCGGGATGGCTCCTGGCCGTGGCCGAGGCCCTGCTCGCCGGCCCTGCCGAGGTGGCGATCGTCGGCGGTGCGGGGGAGGAACGCGGTCGTCTGCAGGCCGAGGCTCTCGCCTCGCCCGCTCCCGGAACCGTGGTGGCGGTGGGCGAGCCCGGCGTCCCGTCCCGGGTGCCGCTCCTGGCCGACCGGCCCGCGGCGCCCGACGGCGGCCCCCTCGCCTACGTCTGCCTGGACTTCGCGTGCCGGCTGCCGGTGGGCACGCCGTGCGGGCTCCACCAGGAGCTGGCGGCACCGCGCTGA